One window of Drosophila busckii strain San Diego stock center, stock number 13000-0081.31 chromosome 3L, ASM1175060v1, whole genome shotgun sequence genomic DNA carries:
- the LOC108600412 gene encoding LOW QUALITY PROTEIN: glutamate decarboxylase (The sequence of the model RefSeq protein was modified relative to this genomic sequence to represent the inferred CDS: deleted 3 bases in 3 codons) has product MAANPNGYKLSERTGKLTAFDLMPTTQTAGPETREFLLKVVDVLLDFVKSTNDRNEKVLDFHHPEDMKRLLDLDVPDRALPLQQLIEDCATTLKYQVKTGHPHFFNQLSCGLDLVSMAGEWLTATANTNMFTYEIAPVFILMETVVLTKMREIIGWSTGDSILAPGGSISNLYAFLAARHKMFPNYKEHGSVGLPGTLVMFTSDQCHYSIKSCAAVCGLGTDHCVMVPSDEHGKMITSELERLILERKAKGDIPFFVNATAGTTVLGAFDDLNAIADICQKYNCWMHIDAAWGGGLMMSRKHRHPRFTGVERADSVTWNPHKLMGALLQCSTIHFKEDGLLISCNQMSAEYLFMTDKQYDISYDTGDKVIQCGRHNDIFKLWLQWRAKGTEGFERQQDRLMELVQYQLKRIREQSDRFHLIMEPECVNVAFWYVPKRLRGVPHDSKKEVELAKMCPIIKGRMMQKGTLMVGYQPDDRRPNFFRSIISSAAVTEQDVDFMLDEIHRLGDDL; this is encoded by the exons ATGGCAGCAAATCCGAACGGGTATAAACTCTCCGAAAGGACGGGTAAACTCACAGCATTTG ATCTAATGCCCACCACACAGACAGCTGGGCCCGAGACACGTGAGTTTCTGCTTAAAGTTGTCGATGTGCTGTTGGACTTTGTCAAGTCGACCAACGATCGCAATGAGAAGGTGCTGGACTTTCATCATCCGGAGGACATGAAGCGCTTGCTGGATCTGGATGTGCCAGACCGCGCcttgccgctgcagcagctaatcGAGGATTGTGCCACAACGCTGAAGTATCAAGTGAAAACTG GTCATCCACATTTCTTCAATCAGCTGTCGTGCGGCTTGGATTTGGTATCCATGGCTGGCGAATGGTTGACTGCCACTGCCAATACCAACATGTTCACATACGAGATTGCTCCGGTGTTCATACTCATGGAGACTGTGGTGTTGACCAAGATGCGTGAGATTATTGGCTGGTCGACTGGCGATTCGATTTTGGCACCCGGCGGTTCCATTTCCAACTTGTACGCCTTCTTGGCTGCGCGTCATAAGATGTTCCCCAACTACAAGGAGCATGGCTCGGTTGGTCTACCCGGCACTTTGGTCATGTTTACTTCGGATCAATGCCATTATTCGATCAAGTCTTGCGCTGCTGTCTGCGGTCTGGGCACCGATCATTGCGTTATGGTGCCCTCGGATGAGCATGGCAAGATGATTACCTCCGAGCTGGAGCGTTTGATTTTGGAGCGCAAGGCCAAGGGTGATATTCCCTTCTTTGTCAATGCTACCGCTGGCACCACTGTGCTGGGCGCCTTTGATGATCTCAATGCCATTGCGGATATTTGCCAGAAGTACAACTGCTGGATGCACATCGAT gCTGCTTGGGGTGGTGGTTTGATGATGTCGCGCAAGCATCGTCATCCTAGATTCACTGGAGTTGAACG CGCCGATTCGGTTACCTGGAATCCCCACAAGCTTATGGGAGCGCTGCTGCAATGCTCGACTATACATTTCAAGGAGGAt GGCTTGCTCATCAGCTGCAATCAGATGTCGGCCGAGTATCTGTTCATGACCGATAAGCAGTACGACATAAGCTACGATACTGGCGATAAGGTCATCCAGTGCGGCAGGCACAATGACATCTTCAAGTTGTGGCTGCAGTGGCGCGCCAAGGGCACCGAAGGCTTTGAGCGCCAGCAGGATCGCTTGATGGAGCTGGTGCAATATCAGCTGAAGCGCATACGCGAGCAGTCCGATCGCTTCCAC TTGATCATGGAGCCGGAATGCGTTAATGTG GCCTTCTGGTATGTGCCCAAGCGA TTGCGTGGCGTGCCCCATGACAGCAAGAAGGAAGTGGAGCTGGCCAAG ATGTGCCCCATTATCAAGGGCCGCATGATGCAGAAGGGCACACTTATGGTTGGCTATCAGCCCGACGATCGTCGACCCAACTTTTTCCGTTCGATTATCTCTTCGGCTGCTGTCACCGAGCAGGATGTGGACTTTATGCTTGACGAGATTCATCGTCTGGGCGATGATTTGTAA
- the LOC108600414 gene encoding fumarylacetoacetase translates to MSASFVPVPAGSDFPLENLPYAVFSTKTNPTHRLCVAIGEHVLDLKAVAHLFPASLQDALQAPTLNLLMSLGHEAWAAVRAQIQKLLLKGSEVEQNVDLRNAALVAQSEISLHLPAQIGDYTDFYSSIHHATNVGIMFRGADNALMPNWRHLPVGYHGRASSVVVSGTPIRRPLGQTMPEGAEKPVFGACKLLDFELEMAFFIGGPGNKMGEPIKVDDAWQNVFGFTLMNDWSARDIQKWEYVPLGPFTAKNMGTTISPWVVTTAALKPFLLDNFPQEPEVLPYLRQSLPFNFDINLEVSLKPDNDVETLISKSNFKHLYWTPLQQIAHHTITGCNLRPGDLMASGTISGETPDSYGSMLELCWRGSKTVELQGGKTRKFLQDYDEVIIRGHCEKNGLRIGFGSCAGQVLPALTL, encoded by the exons atgtcCGCGAGTTTTGTGCCAGTGCCCGCAGGCAGTGATTTTCCATTGGAAAATCTGCCATATGCCGTTTTctccacaaaaacaaat CCCACTcatcgcttgtgtgtggccaTTGGCGAACATGTGCTGGATCTAAAAGCTGTGGCACATTTGTTCCCAGCTTCCTTACAGGATGCTTTGCAGGCGCCAACTTTGAACTTACTCATGAGCTTGGGTCACGAAGCCTGGGCTGCGGTTAGAGCGCAAATTCAAAAGCTACTGCTGAAAGGCTCTGAGGTAGAACAAAATGTGGACTTGAGAAACGC CGCTTTAGTAGCACAATCAGAAATTTCGCTGCATTTGCCTGCCCAAATTGGCGACTATACGGACTTTTACTCATCGATACATCATGCTACCAATGTGGGCATCATGTTTCGAGGTGCTGACAATGCTTTAATGCCCAACTGGCGCCATCTGCCGGTGGGCTATCATGGTCGCGCTAGCTCTGTAGTGGTGTCTGGCACGCCCATTCGCCGTCCACTGGGACAAACGATGCCGGAGGGAGCGGAGAAACCTGTCTTCGGTGCCTGCAAGCTGCTAGACTTTGAGCTTGAGATGGCCTTCTTTATTGGTGGTCCTGGCAATAAGATGGGTGAGCCCATTAAGGTGGATGATGCCTGGCAAAATGTGTTTGGCTTTACGCTGATGAACGACTGGAGTGCACGTGATATACAGAAATGGGAATATGTGCCTTTGGGTCCATTTACTGCCAAGAACATGGGCACTACAATATCACCCTGGGTggtgacaacagcagcgctgaaGCCATTCCTTCTAGACAATTTCCCACAGGAGCCGGAGGTGCTGCCCTATTTGCGCCAAAGCTTGCCTTTTAACTTCGATATTAATTTGGAGGTGTCGCTGAAAC CTGACAATGATGTGGAGACGCTCATTAGCAAGTCCAACTTTAAGCATTTGTACTGGACACCACTGCAGCAAATTGCTCATCACACAATTACGGGCTGCAATTTACGTCCCGGTGACTTGATGGCCTCCGGCACCATTAGCGGTGAGACGCCAGACTCTTATGGCTCCATGCTGGAGCTTTGCTGGCGCGGCAGCAAGACTGTAGAGCTGCAAGGCGGTAAAACGCGTAAATTCCTGCAGGACTACGATGAGGTCATCATACGTGGACATTGTGAAAAGAATGGTCTGCGCATTGGCTTTGGCAGCTGTGCCGGTCAAGTGCTGCCCGCTCtaacattgtaa